A single Loxodonta africana isolate mLoxAfr1 chromosome 12, mLoxAfr1.hap2, whole genome shotgun sequence DNA region contains:
- the LOC135232945 gene encoding LOW QUALITY PROTEIN: hemoglobin subunit alpha-like (The sequence of the model RefSeq protein was modified relative to this genomic sequence to represent the inferred CDS: inserted 2 bases in 1 codon), whose amino-acid sequence MLPRPWSGEDPAVPYSHTGLNTTPLPLLGLQPGLCPSPRAPGPRPLTCHWGSPALLPALPQRLGALSPLPYPTPPPPLTCHFSTQDVPPLSHYFPHFSLSHGSAQGKGQDKKVGEALTQAVSYLEDLPGALSVFSDLHTHKLRVDPVNFKLISHCLLVTLXAATTPAVHASLDKFLSNVSTMLTSKYR is encoded by the exons ATGTTGCCGAGGCCCTGGAGTGGTGAAGATCCCGCTGTCCCCTACTCACACACCGGGCTCAACACCACTCCACTGCCCCTCCTTGGGCTACAACCAGGACTGTGCCCAAGCCCCAGAGCCCCGGGGCCCAGGCCTCTGACCTGCCACTGGGGGAGCCCGGCACTCCTACCCGCCCTCCCTCAGAGGCTGGGTGCGCTCTCCCCGCTTCCCTACCCTACCCCTCCACCACCGCTCACCTGTCACTTCTCCACGCAGGATGTTCCTCCCCTTTCCCACTACTTTCCTCACTTCAGCCTGAGCCATGGCTCTGCCCAGGGCAAGGGACAGGACAAGAAGGTGGGGGAGGCACTGACCCAAGCTGTCAGCTACCTGGAGGACCTGCCTGGTGCCCTGTCTGTGTTCAGCGACCTGCACACTCACAAGCTGAGGGTGGACCCTGTCAACTTCAAG CTCATAAGCCACTGTCTGCTGGTGACTct agcagccaccacccctgCGGTCCATGCCTCTCTGGACAAGTTTCTCAGCAATGTGAGCACCATGCTGACCTCCAAATATCGTTAA